The Streptomyces sp. NBC_00569 genomic sequence CGGCGTCCTCACCCTGCGCGCACCCGACGGCCGCTACCTGTCCGTCGCCGAGGACGGCTTCGTGCGGGCGTCCGCCGAGCAGCCCGGCGGCTGGGTCGTCCAGGAGACGTACACCCTGGAACGGCACGGAGACGCTCACCTCCTGAGGCACACGGGCACGGGCCGGTACGTCGCTGTCACCACCGACGGCGTGAAGGTCGCCGAGCAGGGCACGGCCTTCGAGATGGAGTACGTGGAGCGCGGCGCGGACGCCGTGGCGCGGGCGGCCGCCGACGCCGACGTGGTGATCGTCGTCGCGGGCAACGACCCGCACATCAACGGCCGCGAGACCGAGGACCGCACGACACTCGCCCTCCCCGCCCACCAGGACCGGCTGTGGCGAGCGGCCCGCGCCGCCAACCCGAACACCGCCCTGGCCCTGATCGGCGCCTACCCCTACGCCGTGCCCGACGCGGCCACCGAACTCCCCGCCCTGCTGTGGACCGCCCATGGCGGACAGGCCGCGGGCCGCGCCCTCACCCGGGTCCTCGCGGGCGACGTCAGCCCCGCCGGACGCCTCCCCCAGACCTGGTACGCCGTCGACAGCGACCTGCCGGACCTGCTCGACTACGACATCATCGGCTCCCGCCAGACCTACCTCTACTTCGAGGGCACACCGCTGTACCCCTTCGGACACGGCCTGTCCTACGCCTCGTTCGACCACGACGGACTCGTCGTGCACCGCGGCGCCGACACACTCGAGTGCACCTTCACCGTCACCAACACCGGCACCACCCCCGCCGACGAGGTCCCGCAGCTGTACGTCCGCCCGCTCGGCATGCCCGTGCCGCGCCCGCGCCGCCAGCTCCTCGCGCACCGCCGTCTCGCCCTCGCGCCGGGGGCGTCGGAGCGCGTCACCTTCTCCGTGCCCCTCGCCGACCTCGGCCACTGGGACGTCACCCGCGGCCGCTGGAGCGTCACCTCGGGGACGTATGAACTGCTCGTCGGCGCCTCCAGCGAGGACATCCGCCTCACCACGCGCCTGACCCTCGACGGCGACGAGCCCGCGCCCCGTCCCGTGCTCATCGACGGCCTGGACGCGGCGGCGTACGACGAACAGCGCGGCACGGCGATCGTCGACCGCACGAAGACGTCCGGCGACGCCGTCACCGCCACCGGGCCCGACGCCGAACTCCTCTACAGAGCCTGCGACCTGGGCGCCGACGGAGTGTGCGCAGTGCGCGTGACGGTCGCGGGCGCGGGCGCGGGCACCGTCACCATCGGGGACGGCGGCACCGTCACCGTCCCGGCGACCGGTGGCCCGTACGACTACATCACACTGGACGCCGACTTCACCGCCCGCGGAGTACGTGACCTGCGCGTGCGGCTCGGCGGCGAGACCCGTCTGGCCCGGCTCACTTTCATCCCACGGGGGACCACCGTATGAAGTTCACCGACGGTTTCTGGCTGATGCGCGACGGGGTCCACGCCGCGTACGCCACCGAGGTCCGCCAGATCCTGGCCGCCGACGACCGGTTCACCGCGTACGCCGCCGTCCGGCACGTCCGCGACCGCGGCGACACCCTCAACCAGCCTCTGATCACCATCGACTGCTTCGCCCCCGCCGAGGGCGTCATCGGCGTCCGCTTCACCCACCACGCGGGCAAGCGGCACCGGGGCCCCGACTTCGAGCTGCTGCCCTCCGAAGGCGGCGCCGGCGCACAGGTGACCCGCGAGGACACGGTCACCGAGCTGACGACGGGCCCGCTCACCCTCCGCCTGGACACGGCAGGGGAGTGGGGCCTGGAATTCCTCGACTCCTCAACAGGACGCCGGCTGACGGCCGTCGAACACAAGGGCACCGCCTTCGCCACCACCCCCGACGGCGCCCACCACATGGTCGCCCAGCTCGCGCTCGGCGTCGGAGAGCACATCTACGGCCTCGGCGAACGCTTCACCCCGTTCGTCAAGAACGGCCAGACGGTGGACATCTGGCAGGCCGACGGCGGCACCAGCAGCGAACAGGCCTACAAGAACGTCCCGTTCCACCTCTCCTCCCGCGGCTACGGCGTCCTCGTCAACCACCCCGGGAAGGTCGGCTACGAGATCGGCACGGAGTCCGTCGGCCAGCTCCAGTTCAGCGTCGAGGACCAGTCGATCGAGTTCTACGTCGTCGCGGGCCCGACCCCGAAAGACGTGCTGCGCCGCTACACCGGGCTCACCGGCCGCCCCGCCCTCCCGCCGGCCTGGTCGTTCGGCCTGTGGCTCACGACCTCCTTCTGCACCGAGTACGACGAGGAGACGGTCACGTCGTTCGTCGACGGCATGGCCGAGCGCGACATTCCGCTCACCGTCTTCCACTTCGACTGTTTCTGGATGCGCGAGTACCAGTGGTCCGACTTCACCTGGGACCCGGACGTCTTCCCCGACCCGGTCGGCATGCTGCGCCGGCTCAAGGCACGCGGTCTGCGCATCAGCATGTGGATCAACCCGTACATCGCCCAGAAGTCCCCACTCTTCGACGAGGGACTGGCGTTGGGTCATCTGGTCCGCAAGCCGAACGGCGACGTCTGGCAGTGGGACCTGTGGCAGCCCGGCATGGCGCTCGTCGACTTCACCGACCCGGCCGCGCGCGACTGGTACGCGGGCAAGCTGCGCGGCCTGCTCGACATGGGAGTCGACAGCTTCAAGACGGACTTCGGCGAGCGCGTTCCGACCGATGTCGTCTGGCACGACGGCTCCGACCCCGCGCGCATGCACAACTACTACGCGCACCTCTACAACCGCACCGTCTTCGAGCTGCTGGAGAAGGAGCGCGGCAGCGGAGAGGCGGTCGTCTTCGCCCGCTCGGCGACGGCCGGCGGCCAGCAGTTCCCGGTGCACTGGGGCGGTGACTGCTTCGCCTCGTTCACGGCGATGGCGGAGTCGCTGCGCGGTGGCCTCTCCCTGTCGCTGTCGGGCTTCGGCTTCTGGTCGCACGACATCGGCGGCTTCGAGGGCACCCCCGACCCGGCCGTCTTCAAGCGCTGGCTCGCCTTCGGTCTGCTCTCCTCGCACAGCCGCCTGC encodes the following:
- the yicI gene encoding alpha-xylosidase, yielding MKFTDGFWLMRDGVHAAYATEVRQILAADDRFTAYAAVRHVRDRGDTLNQPLITIDCFAPAEGVIGVRFTHHAGKRHRGPDFELLPSEGGAGAQVTREDTVTELTTGPLTLRLDTAGEWGLEFLDSSTGRRLTAVEHKGTAFATTPDGAHHMVAQLALGVGEHIYGLGERFTPFVKNGQTVDIWQADGGTSSEQAYKNVPFHLSSRGYGVLVNHPGKVGYEIGTESVGQLQFSVEDQSIEFYVVAGPTPKDVLRRYTGLTGRPALPPAWSFGLWLTTSFCTEYDEETVTSFVDGMAERDIPLTVFHFDCFWMREYQWSDFTWDPDVFPDPVGMLRRLKARGLRISMWINPYIAQKSPLFDEGLALGHLVRKPNGDVWQWDLWQPGMALVDFTDPAARDWYAGKLRGLLDMGVDSFKTDFGERVPTDVVWHDGSDPARMHNYYAHLYNRTVFELLEKERGSGEAVVFARSATAGGQQFPVHWGGDCFASFTAMAESLRGGLSLSLSGFGFWSHDIGGFEGTPDPAVFKRWLAFGLLSSHSRLHGNVSYRVPWAFGEEAVDVARKFTRLKHRLMPYLYEAAVEAHRTGVPVMRPMLLDFPDDPTCRVLDRQYMLGPDLLVAPVFSADGDVEFYLPEGTWTRLLTGERVEGGRWLRETHGFDSLPLFVRPGAVVPLGADDRRPDGDWTDGVTLLVAPGARDVTVTVPDHGGSTAAAYRVRRDAVDGAVTVEVAGTKLPYEVREL
- a CDS encoding glycoside hydrolase family 3 C-terminal domain-containing protein: MTERLPLHPDAAPPTDKRVDDLLSRLTLDERIALLHQFTPGVERVGLAAFRTGQEALHGVAWMGPATVFPQSVGLGATWNDDLVRRIGDAVSAEVRAMRERDDRIGLNVWAPTVNLLRHPLWGRNEEGYSEDPHLTAAIATAYTRGLRGTHPTFWRTAPVLKHWLAHNNETLRDTSNSCVRPRVLHEYDLKAFRAPVEAGAVAGVMPAYNLVNGRPNHVSPHLREQLRTWTGQELLVCSDAGAPSNLVDSEHYFDTHEEATAAALVAGVDSFTDHGTDSSTITGRIRRALDQGLICASDIDTAVRRQLDVRLRLGEFEDRDPFEGAGAFDTEEHRALAQEAAEQAVVLLKNDGLLPLPDTAHIALVGLLADECKTDWYSGTLIHRSTPLDGLRERFGTEHVTFTEGVDRVRLRCDAGWLYVPESDADASARGAEGALDPALLAGRTDLPPLTTVTEPGTELALVDWGNGVLTLRAPDGRYLSVAEDGFVRASAEQPGGWVVQETYTLERHGDAHLLRHTGTGRYVAVTTDGVKVAEQGTAFEMEYVERGADAVARAAADADVVIVVAGNDPHINGRETEDRTTLALPAHQDRLWRAARAANPNTALALIGAYPYAVPDAATELPALLWTAHGGQAAGRALTRVLAGDVSPAGRLPQTWYAVDSDLPDLLDYDIIGSRQTYLYFEGTPLYPFGHGLSYASFDHDGLVVHRGADTLECTFTVTNTGTTPADEVPQLYVRPLGMPVPRPRRQLLAHRRLALAPGASERVTFSVPLADLGHWDVTRGRWSVTSGTYELLVGASSEDIRLTTRLTLDGDEPAPRPVLIDGLDAAAYDEQRGTAIVDRTKTSGDAVTATGPDAELLYRACDLGADGVCAVRVTVAGAGAGTVTIGDGGTVTVPATGGPYDYITLDADFTARGVRDLRVRLGGETRLARLTFIPRGTTV